The Glycine soja cultivar W05 chromosome 3, ASM419377v2, whole genome shotgun sequence genome window below encodes:
- the LOC114407505 gene encoding rhicadhesin receptor-like, translating to MKLTGFLQAVTLALVLATVSASDPDPLQDLCVADLASAVKVNGFTCKDAAKVNASDFFSDILAKPGATNNTYGSLVTGANVQKIPGLNTLGVSLSRIDYAPGGINPPHTHPRATEVVFVLEGTLDVGFITTANVLISKSISKGEIFVFPKGLVHFQKNNGKEQASVIAAFNSQLPGTQSIALTLFAATPPVPDNVLTKAFQVGTKEVEKIKSRLAPKK from the exons ATGAAGCTCACAGGTTTCCTGCAAGCGGTGACTCTTGCTTTGGTGTTAGCCACCGTCTCTGCATCAGATCCTGATCCTCTTCAAGACCTCTGTGTCGCAGACCTTGCTTCAG CGGTTAAAGTGAATGGATTCACATGCAAAGATGCTGCCAAGGTAAATGCGAGTGATTTCTTCTCAGACATACTAGCCAAACCAGGTGCCACAAACAACACCTATGGCTCCCTAGTGACTGGAGCCAACGTTCAGAAAATCCCAGGACTCAACACCCTTGGCGTGTCTTTATCACGCATTGACTATGCCCCAGGTGGCATCAACCCACCTCACACGCACCCACGTGCCACCGAGGTAGTGTTTGTGCTTGAAGGAACACTAGATGTTGGGTTCATAACCACAGCCAACGTGCTCATATCAAAGAGCATAAGCAAGGGTGAAATATTTGTGTTCCCAAAAGGGTTGGTTCACTTCCAAAAGAACAATGGAAAGGAACAAGCTTCAGTGATTGCAGCATTCAACAGTCAATTGCCTGGCACACAGTCCATTGCTCTAACGTTGTTTGCAGCGACGCCACCGGTTCCAGACAATGTGTTAACCAAGGCGTTCCAGGTGGGTACCAAGGAGGTTGAGAAAATTAAGTCTAGGCTTGCTCCtaagaaataa